Below is a window of Nitrososphaerota archaeon DNA.
ATCATCGGAGTCTCTGACAAGCCAAGTGACGTTTATGATCATTGGATACAGATCCCAACCATAGATGATGCCCTATATCCTATAATTGAGATTATTCCAATTCAGCTACTATCGTATTATTCAGCAATAGAAAAGAACACAGATCCTGACTATCCAAGAAATCTGGCAAAATCCGTCACTGTGAAATAGTTTCTAGGTATTGCTTTTCGGTTAGCGCGAGTAATTGATCAGAGTCGATTCCAATTTTTAGCATTGCCGCAAGCGATGCCCCGCCTGCGCCAACTCCTTCCTTTACAAACCCATTTGCAAAAGCCCGCAGCCCCTCAATTTTGGATTTGTCTAGTGCAAGTCTCACTGAAAACACTGGGATTTCATCAATTTGAGATATCATTTTTACAAGATTTGCCGTCTTGTCGTCTGTCACATATGATGTTGTGGCAATTGCAACATTGTCACGATTATACCCGGTGATTCTACCAAATGCCAGAACCGCCGCCATCTGGGTTCCACCTGCCAGAATAACCTTGGTCTGGGCAGATGCGGTACTGAGAATTCCCGCAACTGTAGGTATCATCGGGTCACCTCCGTTTGAGACAACATCGAATTGGTTTTTTGATTCAGTTCTTTTTGCAACATCGTTTGCAATTTTTTGTTTAAGCGATAGTGGATTTTCCGGCATGCTGCTACTTACTGAGCCTTCTATTCCAAGAGACGTCAGAACTGTCTGTGCAGTCGTAGTACCACCAGGGATGCTCTCACCAATAACAAGACAGTCAGTAGTGGAGCCAAGCGACCTGCCAATCATCCTTCCGTATTGTACTGCATGGGTCACATCATCAAGCGACATGGCTGGTTCTACTGCAATGTTTTTTCCATGAATCAGGCCGGTTTCAAAACATGGTAAATGTGGAGTAATTTTGCTTCCGGCATTTACTATGACATTTGGAATGCTTGCCGACTCTAGTGCAGTCTTTGTTAATAGTGCTGGCGTCGGCTTTCCATCAGGAGTCATAGGTATTGCATCAATACACTTGCAGTACCCAAAGTTGAGAAATTCTGCATCGGCAGGAGAGGTATAAGGAAGGACCTCGGGTGCTTTTCCAGCCACGGTGATTCCAGGAATTGTGCAGGTTTCAGTGTATGATATCACCAGAGAAAAGAGAAATTGTTTTTTTTCTAGTTGCTCTAGGAATTTTTCTCCATTTTTTTGTACAAAAACGTCTACGTCCTTGTGCAAT
It encodes the following:
- a CDS encoding TIGR00303 family protein, which produces MHKDVDVFVQKNGEKFLEQLEKKQFLFSLVISYTETCTIPGITVAGKAPEVLPYTSPADAEFLNFGYCKCIDAIPMTPDGKPTPALLTKTALESASIPNVIVNAGSKITPHLPCFETGLIHGKNIAVEPAMSLDDVTHAVQYGRMIGRSLGSTTDCLVIGESIPGGTTTAQTVLTSLGIEGSVSSSMPENPLSLKQKIANDVAKRTESKNQFDVVSNGGDPMIPTVAGILSTASAQTKVILAGGTQMAAVLAFGRITGYNRDNVAIATTSYVTDDKTANLVKMISQIDEIPVFSVRLALDKSKIEGLRAFANGFVKEGVGAGGASLAAMLKIGIDSDQLLALTEKQYLETISQ